CAGCAACTCGAAGCCCGATCCTTCGACATCGTCCTGCTCGACCTCGGACTGCCCGACTCCCAAGGAATCGCCTCCGTCAAAAAAGTCCTCGAGAGCGCCCGCTGCCCCATCGTCGTGCTGAGCGGACAAGACGATGAAACAGTGGCCATCCAAGCCGTGCAATCCGGAGCCCAAGACTACCTGCTGAAAGACGAAATCACCGCCCGCTCCCTCGAGAAAGCAATACTGTATTCAATTGAAAGATACGCGCTGCAAACGGAGCTAAGCCTCTCGAAGGAAAAGGCCGAAGCCGCCAACCAAGCCAAAAGCGACTTCCTCGCCGTCATGAGCCACGAGTTCCGCACCCCCATGAACGGCATCATCGGCAACCTCAACCTGATGCGCTCCCTGGACCTGCCGATCGAAGCCTGCGAACTGCTCTCGGACATGGAAATGTGCGCCAACAGCCAGATGGATCTCATCGACGACCTGCTCGACATATCCAGCATCGAGGCCAGCAAGCTACAAATCGAAGCCGAAGCCTTCGACCCCCATCAGCTCATCCGTTCAGCCGTCAAGATCGTGAGCTTCAGCGCCAAAAGCAAAGGGCTGGACCTGCTCACCTCCATCGATCCCAGCATTCCCCAATACTTCGTCGCGGACCAGCACCGCCTCCGCCAAATCCTCATCAACCTCCTCGGCAACGCCATAAAGTTCACCCACAAAGGAGAGATACGCCTGAAAGCGCAACGCTCCGCTCCCAACGAACTCTTCATCTCCGTGCACGACACCGGAGTAGGAATCGACCCCGACAAGACCCACACCATCTTTGACGCCTTCACCCAAGCGGACTCCTCCTACGACCGCCCCTACAAAGGCAGCGGACTTGGCCT
This region of Pelagicoccus enzymogenes genomic DNA includes:
- a CDS encoding hybrid sensor histidine kinase/response regulator; translation: MTDPTPSSNQLERALTVLIVDDSESDAEIVAYTLENKQLRRSYRTHPARDLATALQQLEARSFDIVLLDLGLPDSQGIASVKKVLESARCPIVVLSGQDDETVAIQAVQSGAQDYLLKDEITARSLEKAILYSIERYALQTELSLSKEKAEAANQAKSDFLAVMSHEFRTPMNGIIGNLNLMRSLDLPIEACELLSDMEMCANSQMDLIDDLLDISSIEASKLQIEAEAFDPHQLIRSAVKIVSFSAKSKGLDLLTSIDPSIPQYFVADQHRLRQILINLLGNAIKFTHKGEIRLKAQRSAPNELFISVHDTGVGIDPDKTHTIFDAFTQADSSYDRPYKGSGLGLTICKRLVEIMGGKIGVESTPGVGSVFSFTVVDHSQSKGKRPQQGKLNPVPIPHISVLLIEDEPLSRNLMVATLESRGITPLVAQDGLEGIQLALNYHCDLILVDLRMPLLDGYETTRRILASLPSSRPHPYITALTACDSDRDRQKCKEVGMDDFIPKPVRDEDLNRVLSAAAQRAHAPHEKPSPDRSTHSQKASSSQFRSWPSSH